A portion of the Pseudomonas protegens CHA0 genome contains these proteins:
- a CDS encoding phytase translates to MSTVSTARNRLLALCIGLTCGAALAAPSVPGLNLKPWAEQTPGVTGLGFVPAGTGADRLLASEREGLLLVDEQGRQLARFKGSFNGLDSRAAGGQLLVASLDNQRQQALLVSLDPASRTWGQPLYLPTRDYPVNGLCLYRDEASNLFLFLVGEEGKGEQWLVGHGAQLSAEPQRVRGLPLPPEAKFCQVDDAAQQLLVNEQNVGWWAYPAHAEADTARQPVALRAPFGDIRKSAGAMARVPGGVLGLDPKAAQLHLYQQQEKGWVAQATLPLAGLKEPENIALRASDKGLQVLLRDDEDGRLYQGQLNWQATPVALPPVLPTVQAAAQSEPVGRQGDAADDPAIWVHPQQPSLSRVLGTNKKQGLLAYDLQGKLLQELAVGRLNNVDVRPNFQLGERRVDLAVASNRDRNSLSLFAIDRASGELSEAGEVPTPLKEIYGICLFQPASGEIYAIANDKDGTFVQYRLSAPGGTAQGELVRRFKVASQPEGCVADDQRQRLFLGEEDVGVWAVDARPEQPATLHSVIKVGGLLQADVEGLALYQSNARDYLVISSQGNDSYLVLDAEPPFASHGAFRVSLNARAGIDGASETDGLEVTSANLGGPWSQGLLVVQDGRKRMPEQTQNFKFVPWAEVTQALKLP, encoded by the coding sequence ATGAGCACTGTATCGACCGCAAGAAACCGCCTGCTGGCCCTGTGCATTGGCTTGACCTGTGGCGCCGCCCTGGCTGCCCCCAGCGTGCCCGGCCTGAACCTCAAGCCCTGGGCCGAGCAGACCCCGGGCGTTACCGGCCTGGGTTTCGTGCCCGCCGGCACAGGCGCCGACCGGCTGCTGGCCAGCGAGCGCGAAGGCCTGTTGTTGGTGGACGAACAGGGCCGCCAGCTGGCCCGCTTCAAGGGCTCGTTCAACGGCCTGGACAGCCGCGCCGCCGGTGGGCAACTGCTGGTGGCCAGCCTCGACAACCAGCGCCAGCAGGCACTGCTGGTGAGCCTCGACCCGGCCAGCCGCACCTGGGGCCAGCCGTTGTACCTGCCCACTCGGGACTACCCGGTCAACGGCCTGTGCCTGTACCGCGACGAGGCCAGCAACCTGTTCCTGTTCCTGGTGGGCGAGGAGGGCAAGGGCGAGCAGTGGCTGGTGGGCCACGGCGCGCAACTGAGCGCCGAGCCGCAGCGGGTACGTGGCCTGCCCCTGCCGCCGGAGGCCAAGTTCTGCCAGGTGGACGATGCCGCCCAGCAACTGCTGGTCAATGAACAGAATGTCGGCTGGTGGGCCTACCCGGCCCATGCCGAAGCCGACACCGCGCGCCAGCCGGTGGCCCTGCGCGCGCCCTTTGGCGACATCAGGAAAAGCGCCGGGGCCATGGCCCGGGTGCCGGGCGGGGTGCTGGGCCTGGACCCGAAGGCCGCGCAACTGCATCTCTATCAGCAGCAGGAAAAAGGCTGGGTGGCCCAGGCCACGTTGCCCCTGGCCGGCCTCAAGGAACCGGAAAACATCGCCCTGCGCGCCAGCGACAAAGGCCTGCAGGTCTTGCTGCGCGATGACGAGGACGGGCGCCTGTACCAGGGCCAGTTGAACTGGCAGGCCACCCCGGTGGCCCTGCCGCCGGTATTGCCCACCGTACAGGCGGCGGCACAGAGCGAGCCGGTGGGGCGCCAGGGCGATGCCGCCGATGACCCGGCGATCTGGGTCCACCCGCAGCAGCCCTCCCTGAGCCGGGTGCTGGGCACCAACAAGAAGCAGGGCCTGCTGGCCTACGACCTGCAGGGCAAGCTGTTGCAGGAGCTGGCAGTGGGGCGCCTGAACAACGTCGACGTGCGGCCCAACTTCCAGCTCGGCGAGCGCCGTGTGGACCTGGCCGTGGCCAGTAACCGCGACCGCAACAGCCTCAGCCTGTTCGCCATCGACCGCGCCAGCGGCGAACTGAGCGAGGCCGGGGAGGTGCCCACGCCGCTAAAGGAAATCTACGGCATCTGCCTGTTCCAGCCGGCCAGTGGCGAGATCTACGCCATTGCCAACGACAAGGACGGCACCTTCGTCCAGTACCGCCTGAGCGCCCCCGGCGGTACCGCCCAGGGCGAGCTGGTGCGCCGGTTCAAGGTGGCCAGCCAGCCCGAGGGCTGTGTCGCCGATGACCAGCGCCAGCGCCTGTTCCTCGGTGAAGAGGACGTTGGCGTGTGGGCGGTGGATGCCCGGCCCGAGCAGCCGGCGACCCTGCACAGCGTGATCAAGGTCGGCGGCCTGTTGCAGGCCGATGTCGAGGGCCTGGCCCTGTACCAGAGCAACGCCCGCGACTACCTGGTGATTTCCAGCCAGGGCAACGACAGCTACCTGGTGCTGGATGCCGAACCGCCGTTCGCTTCCCATGGCGCCTTCCGGGTCAGCCTCAACGCCCGCGCGGGGATCGACGGCGCCTCGGAAACCGATGGCCTGGAAGTCACCTCGGCCAACCTCGGCGGGCCCTGGAGCCAGGGCCTGCTGGTGGTCCAGGACGGGCGCAAGCGCATGCCCGAGCAGACCCAGAACTTCAAGTTCGTGCCCTGGGCCGAGGTCACCCAGGCCCTGAAGCTGCCCTGA
- the tolR gene encoding protein TolR — translation MLTRPQRKHGPKAEMNVVPYIDVMLVLLVIFMVTAPMLTQGVKIELPKVASEALAIDSRQQILTLSVQAGGGYYWNLGGELDTRNQTDSAVDLEQMRAKVAQVIARRGDTQVYIRADQDAAYASVVAAMAALQQGGVHNLGLVTEAPQ, via the coding sequence ATGTTGACCCGGCCGCAACGCAAGCACGGACCCAAGGCGGAAATGAACGTGGTGCCCTACATCGACGTGATGCTGGTGCTGCTGGTGATCTTCATGGTCACCGCGCCGATGCTCACCCAGGGGGTGAAGATCGAATTGCCCAAGGTCGCCAGCGAAGCCCTGGCCATCGACAGCCGCCAGCAGATCCTCACCCTGTCGGTGCAGGCCGGTGGCGGCTACTACTGGAACCTGGGCGGTGAACTGGACACCCGGAACCAGACCGACAGCGCTGTGGACCTTGAGCAGATGCGCGCCAAGGTGGCCCAGGTGATTGCCCGGCGCGGCGACACCCAGGTGTATATCCGCGCCGACCAGGACGCCGCCTATGCCAGCGTGGTGGCGGCCATGGCCGCGTTGCAGCAGGGCGGGGTACACAACCTGGGGCTGGTGACCGAGGCCCCGCAATGA
- a CDS encoding TonB-dependent receptor produces MYKRSSPGLVSFTLTALAMAIASERLSAAEPAATEHVEVVGQAASIDQALKEQRRSDSIESVVHADGVAQLPDQNVAEAAQRLPGISIERDQGEGRFVSVRGLGPDLNSVTINGTLVPSPESARRAVALDVLPSELVQSLSVIKTLTPDMDANSLGGTVDVKSLSAFDHKGLFYTGSSEASYDQNTRQTSPKFSGAASNRFSLGDGVDNFGVAAALSWQKRDFGSDNVETGGAWDFEQGAKLQEFEQRDYAISRERAGGGLNFDYKPDDSSSYYLRTLYSRYKDSETRNSTSIEFADPLAAGERGDAEASRKLKQREETQEIQSYVFGGERQLGLWTLSGQTGYSRSSEDSPAHIAGATFKGNSDFSDSGFYDNGKPRPVIGAGFYDPANFTLDKVDWEKQNTTDTEKNLRLDLARDYDLSGYAAQFKFGGKVSRRNKDNDLEAWVYKDFDTLGFTDQQLNLGQFQKGNVDYSLGRFGPGISGGAIKQLIGGLNQAAFYDEEESRVNDFKIREDINAGYFMNTLDIDDWRFIAGLRYEGTEFEAKGTGVTDGAFTATDTQRRYQHWLPGLHARYQLDKNTQVRAAWTKSVVRPTFGQLAPGFVIDGDEATFGNPDLKPLESSNLDLGIEHYMGRAGSVSAFVFYKDIQNFVYNTDLAGTGAWSGFSEAHTFANGDSAKLYGLELAYSQKFDWLPAPWNGLLLGANSTFSRSSASIEGFDQKAGVNRKRDIDLPNQSDTVGNLMLGWEDDKLSLRLSANYKSAYLYELASISDKAHDLHVDAQTFVDFSAKYSLTKNLQLSFEAQNLTDQPYFVYTGNRSYNAQYEEYGPTYKLGLTFTHF; encoded by the coding sequence GTACAAGCGCAGCAGTCCCGGGCTTGTCAGCTTTACCTTGACCGCGCTGGCCATGGCCATCGCCAGTGAACGCTTGAGCGCTGCGGAACCTGCGGCCACCGAGCATGTGGAAGTGGTGGGCCAGGCCGCCAGCATCGACCAGGCGCTCAAGGAGCAGCGGCGCTCGGACAGCATCGAAAGCGTGGTGCACGCCGACGGCGTGGCCCAATTGCCGGACCAGAACGTCGCCGAGGCGGCGCAGCGCCTGCCGGGCATCAGCATCGAGCGCGACCAGGGCGAAGGGCGCTTTGTCAGCGTCCGCGGCCTGGGCCCGGACCTCAACAGCGTGACCATCAACGGCACCCTGGTGCCCTCGCCGGAAAGCGCCCGCCGGGCCGTGGCCCTGGATGTACTGCCCTCGGAACTGGTGCAGTCGCTGTCAGTGATCAAGACCCTGACCCCGGACATGGACGCCAACTCCCTGGGTGGCACCGTGGATGTGAAAAGCCTCTCGGCCTTCGACCACAAGGGCCTGTTCTACACCGGCAGCAGTGAGGCCAGCTACGACCAGAACACGCGCCAGACCAGCCCGAAATTCTCCGGCGCGGCGAGCAACCGCTTCAGCCTCGGCGACGGCGTCGACAACTTCGGCGTGGCCGCGGCCCTGAGCTGGCAGAAGCGCGATTTCGGCTCCGACAACGTCGAGACCGGTGGCGCCTGGGACTTCGAACAAGGCGCCAAGCTGCAGGAGTTCGAGCAGCGCGACTACGCCATCAGCCGCGAGCGCGCCGGTGGCGGCCTGAACTTCGACTACAAGCCCGACGACAGCAGCAGCTACTACCTGCGCACCCTGTACAGCCGCTACAAGGACAGCGAGACCCGCAACTCCACCAGCATCGAGTTCGCCGATCCCCTGGCGGCCGGCGAGCGCGGTGATGCCGAAGCCTCGCGCAAGCTCAAGCAGCGCGAGGAAACCCAGGAGATCCAGTCCTACGTGTTCGGCGGCGAGCGCCAGCTGGGCCTGTGGACCCTCAGCGGCCAGACCGGCTACAGCCGTTCCAGCGAAGACAGCCCGGCGCATATCGCCGGGGCCACCTTCAAGGGCAACAGCGATTTTTCCGACAGCGGCTTCTACGACAACGGCAAGCCGCGCCCGGTGATCGGCGCCGGTTTCTATGACCCGGCCAACTTCACCCTGGACAAGGTCGACTGGGAAAAGCAGAACACCACCGACACCGAGAAGAACCTGCGCCTGGACCTGGCCCGGGACTATGACCTGAGTGGCTACGCCGCGCAGTTCAAGTTCGGCGGCAAAGTCAGCCGGCGCAACAAGGACAACGACCTGGAAGCCTGGGTCTACAAGGACTTCGACACCCTGGGCTTTACCGACCAGCAGCTCAACCTCGGGCAGTTCCAGAAGGGCAATGTGGACTATTCCCTCGGCCGCTTCGGCCCGGGCATCAGTGGCGGCGCCATCAAGCAACTGATCGGCGGCCTGAATCAGGCGGCCTTCTACGACGAGGAAGAATCCCGGGTCAACGACTTCAAGATTCGCGAAGACATCAACGCCGGCTACTTCATGAACACCCTGGACATCGACGACTGGCGCTTCATCGCCGGCCTGCGCTACGAGGGTACCGAGTTCGAGGCCAAGGGCACCGGGGTCACCGACGGCGCCTTCACCGCCACCGACACCCAACGCCGCTACCAGCACTGGCTGCCGGGGCTGCACGCACGCTACCAGCTGGACAAGAACACCCAGGTCCGCGCGGCCTGGACCAAGAGCGTGGTGCGCCCGACCTTCGGCCAACTGGCCCCGGGCTTTGTCATCGACGGCGACGAGGCGACCTTCGGCAACCCCGACCTCAAGCCCCTGGAGTCGAGCAACCTGGACCTGGGCATCGAGCACTACATGGGCCGCGCCGGCAGCGTCTCGGCCTTCGTGTTCTACAAGGACATCCAGAACTTTGTCTACAACACCGACCTGGCCGGCACCGGCGCCTGGAGCGGGTTCTCCGAGGCGCACACTTTCGCCAACGGCGACAGCGCCAAGCTGTACGGCCTGGAACTGGCCTATTCGCAGAAATTCGACTGGCTGCCGGCGCCGTGGAACGGCCTGCTGCTGGGCGCCAACAGCACCTTCAGCCGCTCCAGTGCGAGCATCGAGGGCTTCGACCAGAAGGCCGGGGTCAACCGCAAGCGCGACATCGACCTGCCCAACCAGTCGGACACCGTGGGCAACCTGATGCTCGGTTGGGAAGACGACAAGCTCAGCCTGCGCCTGTCGGCCAACTACAAATCGGCCTACCTCTATGAGCTGGCCTCCATCAGCGACAAGGCCCACGACCTGCATGTGGATGCCCAGACCTTCGTCGATTTCAGTGCCAAGTACTCCCTGACCAAGAACCTGCAACTGAGCTTCGAGGCGCAGAACCTCACCGACCAGCCGTACTTCGTCTACACCGGCAACCGCTCCTACAACGCCCAGTACGAGGAATACGGCCCGACCTACAAGCTCGGCCTGACCTTCACCCATTTCTAA
- the tolQ gene encoding protein TolQ, with product MQATLEHMSIWGLISDASLLVKAVMLTLLLASLLSWYLIIQRGAVLRGRELRFQAFIQRFRAAPELLPLYREVAKGSDAEGGVEPIFAAGYQEFSHLRGQPGGAGEGVLEGVERALYVAISEQETRLEKGLQFLATVGSVSPYIGLFGTVWGIMNSFLGLSQVQQATLSTVAPGIAEALIATAIGLFAAIPAVIAYNRFSARSQTLLTRYYAFGNELQVRLHRTLQGAPSHLAVAA from the coding sequence ATGCAGGCCACACTCGAACACATGAGCATCTGGGGGCTGATCAGCGATGCCAGCCTGTTGGTCAAGGCGGTGATGCTGACCTTGCTCCTGGCGTCCTTGCTCAGCTGGTACCTGATCATCCAGCGTGGCGCCGTGCTGCGCGGTCGTGAGCTGCGCTTCCAGGCTTTCATCCAGCGTTTTCGCGCCGCCCCCGAGCTGCTGCCGTTGTACCGCGAAGTGGCCAAGGGCAGCGACGCCGAAGGCGGCGTGGAGCCGATCTTTGCCGCCGGCTACCAGGAGTTCAGCCACCTGCGCGGCCAGCCCGGCGGTGCCGGAGAAGGGGTGCTGGAGGGTGTGGAACGGGCCTTGTACGTGGCCATCAGCGAGCAGGAAACCCGCCTGGAAAAGGGCCTGCAGTTTCTCGCCACTGTGGGTTCGGTAAGCCCCTATATCGGCCTGTTCGGCACCGTGTGGGGGATCATGAATTCCTTCCTCGGCCTGTCCCAGGTGCAGCAGGCGACCCTTTCCACCGTGGCCCCGGGCATTGCCGAGGCGCTGATCGCCACCGCCATCGGCCTGTTCGCGGCCATTCCCGCGGTGATTGCCTACAACCGCTTTTCGGCCCGCAGCCAGACCCTGCTGACCCGCTACTACGCCTTTGGCAATGAACTGCAAGTACGCCTGCATCGCACCTTGCAGGGCGCCCCGAGCCACCTGGCCGTGGCCGCCTGA
- a CDS encoding energy transducer TonB: protein MTAMIMHNPTAMPLRPEASGFWRNSLAASLALALHAGVLVALVLGWSVDKPQVETPPVLTTQLVMLAPPAAPAEPLPAVAEVAPQPPSTPPPAAAPEPARPRVDPQVQAQKLEQAALARKRVEDKKREQVQEQQRERLEAEQRQRDTEQRVAQEQAQAQRAEQSRLAAERTRQQAAQAAADSRQYQPLSKEAPDYPQRALDKNLEGDCTVEYSVNPQGRVENPKVIDGCHPLFMRPSLAAVATFRYQPRLIDGQAVTVPAVRNTFHYRIK, encoded by the coding sequence ATGACGGCGATGATCATGCACAACCCCACCGCGATGCCCCTGCGGCCCGAGGCGTCCGGCTTCTGGCGCAACAGCCTGGCGGCCAGCCTGGCCTTGGCCCTGCACGCCGGAGTGCTGGTGGCGCTGGTGCTGGGCTGGTCGGTGGACAAGCCGCAGGTCGAGACGCCGCCGGTACTGACCACCCAACTGGTGATGCTGGCGCCGCCTGCCGCCCCCGCGGAACCGCTGCCGGCGGTGGCCGAGGTGGCGCCACAGCCACCGTCAACGCCACCGCCCGCGGCTGCGCCGGAGCCGGCCAGGCCCCGGGTTGACCCCCAGGTACAGGCGCAGAAGCTGGAGCAGGCGGCCCTGGCGCGCAAGCGTGTGGAAGACAAGAAACGTGAGCAGGTGCAGGAGCAGCAGCGCGAGCGCCTGGAGGCCGAGCAGCGCCAGCGCGATACCGAGCAACGTGTGGCCCAGGAACAAGCGCAGGCCCAGCGTGCCGAACAGTCGCGGCTGGCTGCCGAGCGCACGCGCCAGCAGGCGGCCCAGGCTGCGGCCGACAGTCGCCAGTACCAGCCCCTGAGCAAGGAGGCCCCGGACTACCCGCAACGGGCCCTGGACAAGAACCTGGAAGGCGACTGCACCGTGGAATACAGCGTCAACCCCCAGGGGCGGGTGGAGAACCCCAAGGTCATCGACGGTTGCCACCCCCTGTTCATGCGCCCGTCCCTGGCAGCGGTGGCGACCTTCCGTTACCAGCCGCGGCTGATCGATGGCCAGGCGGTAACGGTGCCGGCGGTGCGCAACACCTTCCACTACCGGATCAAGTAA